A portion of the Acidobacteriota bacterium genome contains these proteins:
- a CDS encoding glycosyltransferase yields MRVLLVTDWPEAGGGVETYVMQLARGLREAGDDVRVLTSSVGGGAAVADYVAFGSRNPAYQSVMQITNPFAAGAVRRAIADFNPHVAHVSMFEMYLSPSVLAALRGVPTVLNIAYYKPVCPNGLKLRPDDSRCTVRQGAVCWRDGCTPLVHWLRDRVRYARISREVASVASVVTCSDWLQRELRDAGIESAWSPWPVEPPGATFHHARAKEPLFVFTGRLAREKGVGTLLHAIARVRDQGVSVRLRVVGDGPERPALERLTGDLGLRGRVEFTGWVPLPAVEAHLADAWALIAPSVWAEPLGLTALEAIVRGIPVVASAAGGFAETVEPGVSGLLFPNGDVEALAQCLADVASGRALASGVPPATAGAVLARHHPDTHLAWLRALPVGGCHMNGSQAPALQLRDLSIGAATAGKAAEAVSLAALLTVIPRVLGPADYGTFGLALGVVTLGTTAFALGGPTVMARFVAAAPPAERAGLARALALGAIRWRMAAVALLAVATLVLVRVAPDRVPAFPALIVMVALVCDSAATLAFQIALGLNRVVLFSFRYPVQNMVVVLAVPPLYAAWGVTGALLGIALSSASALVVGGLAIRGQLRGVTPRVPAEMSRFAVLQAMNGVCVQVPLRGGVVAVALLAGSRVETGYATIAMGVAIACTFAVWQIFVVALPALAKLAATDLPAAGVLLTRLAGRVVLVLLPVTLAAAALAGPLLTLLAGGAFAPASEALGLALASVPFAPITGAAGAAAAIRLRPGARLVATAAGAVVFLATAAYLVPRLGAAGASGAVLASTVMSALAGSVLFPDLLRRRVMVAALCVSGLVILIGASRP; encoded by the coding sequence ATGCGGGTGCTGCTCGTCACCGACTGGCCTGAGGCCGGCGGTGGTGTTGAAACCTATGTCATGCAGCTGGCTCGCGGACTGCGCGAGGCGGGCGACGACGTGCGTGTGTTGACGAGCAGTGTCGGCGGCGGCGCTGCTGTAGCCGACTATGTCGCGTTCGGTTCCAGGAACCCGGCGTACCAGAGCGTGATGCAGATCACTAATCCGTTCGCGGCAGGCGCTGTGCGCCGCGCCATTGCCGACTTCAATCCGCACGTGGCGCACGTCAGCATGTTTGAAATGTATTTGTCGCCGTCGGTGCTGGCCGCGTTGCGCGGTGTGCCGACGGTGCTGAACATCGCGTACTACAAGCCGGTGTGCCCGAACGGGCTCAAGCTGCGTCCGGATGATTCCCGCTGTACGGTGCGTCAGGGCGCAGTGTGTTGGCGCGACGGATGTACGCCGTTGGTCCATTGGTTGCGCGACCGTGTCCGGTACGCACGGATCAGCCGCGAGGTCGCGAGTGTGGCGTCGGTCGTCACCTGCAGTGATTGGCTGCAGCGCGAATTGCGCGACGCAGGCATCGAGTCGGCGTGGTCGCCGTGGCCCGTTGAGCCGCCGGGCGCGACGTTCCACCACGCGCGGGCGAAGGAGCCCCTGTTCGTGTTTACCGGGCGGCTGGCCCGTGAGAAGGGCGTGGGGACGCTGCTGCATGCGATCGCGCGCGTGCGCGACCAGGGTGTGAGTGTCCGCCTTCGCGTGGTGGGTGATGGACCGGAGCGGCCGGCTCTGGAGCGACTCACAGGGGACCTCGGCCTTCGCGGGCGCGTCGAGTTCACGGGTTGGGTGCCGCTGCCGGCAGTAGAGGCGCATCTTGCCGACGCGTGGGCGCTTATTGCGCCATCGGTGTGGGCCGAGCCACTCGGGCTCACCGCACTCGAAGCGATCGTCCGGGGGATTCCGGTGGTGGCGAGTGCAGCAGGCGGATTCGCGGAGACCGTTGAGCCCGGTGTGAGCGGGCTGCTGTTCCCGAATGGGGACGTCGAGGCCCTGGCGCAGTGCCTGGCGGATGTCGCGTCGGGGCGTGCGCTGGCGAGTGGAGTGCCGCCCGCCACCGCAGGGGCCGTGCTGGCGCGTCATCACCCCGACACGCACCTCGCGTGGCTGCGCGCGCTTCCTGTCGGAGGTTGCCACATGAACGGCAGTCAGGCGCCGGCGCTGCAACTGCGCGACTTGTCGATTGGCGCCGCCACGGCCGGCAAGGCCGCTGAGGCGGTATCGCTCGCTGCGCTGCTGACGGTGATCCCGCGTGTCCTTGGGCCGGCCGACTACGGCACATTCGGTCTGGCACTTGGCGTGGTCACACTCGGCACCACGGCCTTCGCGCTCGGCGGACCGACGGTGATGGCGCGGTTTGTCGCGGCGGCTCCGCCGGCGGAGCGCGCGGGGCTGGCCCGTGCGCTTGCGCTGGGCGCCATCCGTTGGCGCATGGCTGCAGTGGCCCTATTGGCTGTCGCCACCCTGGTGCTGGTACGCGTGGCGCCCGATCGCGTACCGGCCTTCCCGGCGCTGATTGTCATGGTGGCGCTCGTGTGTGATTCGGCCGCCACGCTCGCATTCCAGATCGCGCTGGGACTCAATCGCGTCGTGCTCTTCAGCTTCCGTTACCCTGTGCAGAACATGGTCGTGGTGCTGGCGGTCCCGCCGTTGTACGCGGCGTGGGGAGTGACCGGCGCATTGCTCGGGATCGCCCTTTCGTCGGCGTCGGCCCTCGTGGTCGGCGGCCTGGCGATCCGCGGGCAACTGCGCGGCGTCACGCCTCGCGTGCCGGCGGAGATGTCGCGCTTCGCTGTGCTTCAGGCGATGAACGGTGTCTGCGTCCAGGTGCCGCTTCGAGGCGGCGTGGTGGCGGTGGCGTTGCTGGCCGGGTCGCGCGTGGAAACCGGTTACGCCACCATTGCCATGGGTGTCGCCATCGCCTGTACCTTCGCCGTATGGCAGATTTTTGTCGTGGCACTGCCGGCGCTTGCGAAGCTGGCCGCCACGGATCTGCCCGCTGCCGGTGTACTGCTCACGCGCCTTGCTGGACGAGTGGTGCTGGTACTGCTGCCTGTGACACTGGCCGCCGCCGCGTTGGCGGGACCGTTGTTGACACTCCTCGCAGGCGGGGCGTTCGCGCCCGCCTCTGAAGCGCTCGGGCTCGCACTCGCGTCAGTGCCATTCGCGCCCATCACCGGTGCTGCGGGCGCAGCCGCAGCCATTCGACTTCGGCCGGGTGCGCGGCTCGTCGCCACCGCGGCCGGCGCCGTGGTCTTCCTGGCCACCGCCGCGTACCTCGTACCCCGGCTCGGCGCGGCAGGCGCGAGCGGTGCGGTGCTCGCGAGTACCGTGATGTCGGCGCTGGCCGGAAGTGTGTTGTTCCCCGATCTCCTCCGCCGACGAGTGATGGTGGCTGCCCTGTGTGTCTCAGGTCTCGTGATCCTGATTGGAGCGTCGCGGCCATGA
- a CDS encoding glycosyltransferase: MTEVSIVVPTHNRPSTLRRCLAALAAQRGVGALEIVVVDDGSTNAAEVAAAVASQPLARLLRCAPAGPAAARNAGARAAMGTFVCFTDDDCEPEPEWAARLIRALTAGADAVGGATVNGRPGDPFVETSELIVRALQVSTHERLAGMVFIPSNNLACRRSMVLGHPFDEGYRTAAGEDRAWCARVGAAGLTLALEPTAVVAHRPQLGIGGFWRQHLRYGRAAYHFARTTPGHDWHEPREFYIGLLRSGARAGFACLALVLVAQAATTTGFLWEAANRSRAGSTLPA, from the coding sequence ATGACCGAGGTCTCCATCGTGGTGCCGACGCACAATCGGCCGTCTACATTGCGGCGCTGCCTGGCCGCCCTGGCCGCGCAGCGCGGTGTCGGCGCCCTGGAGATCGTCGTGGTGGACGACGGCAGTACGAACGCGGCTGAAGTGGCCGCCGCGGTGGCGTCACAGCCGCTGGCGCGATTGCTGCGCTGTGCACCCGCCGGGCCGGCAGCCGCGCGCAACGCGGGCGCTCGAGCCGCCATGGGCACCTTCGTGTGTTTTACAGACGACGACTGCGAGCCGGAGCCCGAGTGGGCAGCCAGACTCATTCGGGCGCTCACGGCTGGCGCCGACGCGGTGGGCGGCGCCACCGTGAACGGCCGGCCCGGTGATCCGTTTGTCGAAACCTCGGAGCTGATCGTGCGCGCACTGCAGGTCTCCACACACGAGCGTCTCGCGGGCATGGTGTTCATACCCTCGAACAACCTCGCCTGCCGGCGGTCGATGGTGCTTGGGCATCCCTTCGACGAGGGGTATCGCACGGCCGCGGGCGAGGACCGCGCCTGGTGCGCGCGTGTGGGGGCGGCAGGGCTGACGCTCGCGCTTGAGCCGACGGCGGTCGTCGCGCATCGGCCGCAGCTCGGGATCGGCGGTTTCTGGCGGCAACACTTGCGCTACGGCCGGGCCGCGTACCACTTCGCGCGCACCACGCCGGGGCACGACTGGCACGAGCCCAGGGAGTTTTACATCGGCCTGCTTCGATCGGGGGCGCGAGCCGGGTTCGCCTGTCTGGCGCTGGTGCTGGTCGCGCAGGCGGCGACCACCACCGGATTCTTGTGGGAGGCAGCGAATCGGAGCCGGGCCGGATCTACACTTCCTGCATGA
- a CDS encoding gamma-glutamyltransferase family protein — protein sequence MAGRSAVYAPNAAIATSQPLATSAGLAAIERGGNAIDAAVVAAAVLAVVEPNMTGVGGDLFAMVWSAKDKTLHGLNASGRSGALMTRETLAARKRTRVGQGIEAVTVPGSLSGWAALLDKFGTLTLAEALAPAIAIAEGGFPVTPIIADGWADEEALLRKDEGARATFLVDGQRAPRAGEWFRNPDLARTFRELASSGPKHLYGGPLGRRIAEFTQSKGGFLTPEDFSAHTVEWVQPISVPFQGYRLWELPPNGQGVAALEMLRLLETYDLKGMGHNSAAYLHHLIEAKKLAYADIEYYVGDAASMTTPVERFLSDDYISRRRMLIDPAKAMERATPGDAATASDTIYLATADAQGNMVSFINSVYDYFGSGVVVPGTGILLHDRGVGFTMEEGRANTVAPKKRPFHTIIPAFVTKTTRANGVTRDASGDEPYLAFGVMGGAMQPQGHVQVLLNILLFGMDVQQASDAARFRHMSGRRVAIEAPVGDAVRGALKALGHDIIDERNIAFGGAQLVMKLPRGWVAGSDSRKDGHAAGR from the coding sequence ATGGCCGGCCGGTCGGCCGTATACGCGCCGAACGCAGCGATTGCCACGAGCCAGCCGCTCGCAACGTCGGCAGGCCTTGCCGCGATCGAACGGGGAGGCAACGCGATCGATGCCGCGGTCGTGGCGGCGGCTGTGCTGGCCGTGGTGGAACCGAACATGACCGGTGTGGGCGGGGACTTGTTCGCCATGGTCTGGTCGGCGAAGGACAAGACGCTGCACGGGTTGAACGCCAGTGGGCGCAGCGGCGCATTGATGACGCGCGAGACGCTGGCCGCCCGCAAACGGACGCGTGTTGGCCAGGGGATCGAGGCCGTCACCGTGCCGGGCTCGTTGTCGGGTTGGGCCGCGCTCCTCGACAAGTTCGGCACGCTGACGTTGGCCGAAGCGCTGGCGCCCGCCATCGCGATTGCCGAGGGCGGATTCCCGGTGACGCCGATCATCGCCGACGGCTGGGCCGATGAAGAGGCGCTCCTCCGCAAGGATGAGGGCGCACGCGCGACATTCCTGGTGGACGGCCAGCGGGCGCCACGGGCAGGAGAGTGGTTCCGAAACCCGGATCTGGCACGGACGTTTCGCGAACTGGCATCGAGTGGCCCGAAACATCTCTACGGCGGTCCGCTGGGTCGCCGCATCGCGGAGTTCACGCAGTCGAAGGGGGGATTCCTCACGCCCGAGGATTTTTCCGCGCACACCGTCGAATGGGTGCAGCCGATCAGTGTGCCGTTTCAGGGGTATCGCCTCTGGGAACTGCCGCCCAACGGCCAGGGTGTGGCCGCGCTCGAGATGCTGCGCCTGCTCGAGACGTATGACCTCAAGGGCATGGGCCACAACTCGGCTGCCTACCTGCACCATTTGATCGAAGCCAAGAAGCTCGCCTACGCCGACATCGAGTACTACGTGGGCGACGCCGCATCGATGACGACGCCCGTCGAGCGGTTTCTGTCAGACGACTACATCAGTCGGCGCCGGATGCTCATTGACCCCGCGAAGGCCATGGAGCGTGCGACGCCGGGAGACGCCGCGACGGCAAGCGACACCATCTACCTCGCGACCGCCGATGCTCAGGGCAACATGGTCTCGTTCATCAACTCCGTGTACGACTATTTCGGCAGCGGCGTGGTGGTGCCGGGCACGGGCATCCTGCTGCACGACCGCGGCGTCGGGTTCACCATGGAGGAAGGCCGGGCGAACACCGTGGCGCCGAAGAAGCGTCCGTTCCACACGATCATCCCGGCGTTCGTCACCAAAACGACTCGCGCGAACGGCGTCACGCGCGATGCCTCCGGCGACGAACCGTATCTGGCGTTCGGGGTGATGGGCGGTGCGATGCAGCCGCAAGGGCACGTGCAGGTGCTGCTCAACATCCTGCTCTTCGGGATGGATGTCCAGCAGGCGTCGGATGCGGCGCGGTTCCGGCATATGTCGGGCCGCCGCGTGGCGATCGAGGCGCCGGTTGGAGACGCGGTTCGAGGTGCGTTGAAGGCCCTGGGCCACGACATCATCGACGAGCGCAACATTGCCTTCGGCGGCGCCCAGTTGGTGATGAAGCTGCCGCGTGGATGGGTGGCGGGATCCGATTCGCGCAAGGACGGCCACGCCGCAGGACGCTAG
- a CDS encoding GlsB/YeaQ/YmgE family stress response membrane protein, which produces MFGIIGTIIFGLVVGVIAKMLMPGKDPGGIIITILLGIAGSVLGRWVGQVLGFYGEADAAGFIMSLVGAVLLLAIYRAMTGRKS; this is translated from the coding sequence ATGTTTGGAATCATCGGAACGATCATCTTCGGGCTTGTCGTGGGTGTCATCGCGAAGATGCTGATGCCTGGCAAGGATCCGGGCGGCATCATCATCACCATCCTCCTCGGCATTGCAGGGTCGGTGCTAGGTCGATGGGTCGGACAGGTGCTCGGGTTCTATGGCGAAGCTGACGCGGCGGGTTTCATCATGTCGCTTGTCGGCGCGGTGCTGCTGCTGGCGATCTACCGTGCCATGACCGGCCGAAAGAGCTGA
- a CDS encoding cupin domain-containing protein, whose protein sequence is MNTRHKCIFLALAIIVAVGTGGGAAAQQAGFTRTMLLDQDLSIRGQHVVQARAEFQAGVGSGRHTHPGEEIAYVLEGQVEVVIDGKPAITVKAGEPFFIPAGLVHEGRNTGTAVAKVLATYVVEKGKPVSTPAK, encoded by the coding sequence ATGAACACACGTCACAAGTGCATTTTCCTCGCCCTCGCCATCATCGTCGCCGTCGGCACTGGCGGCGGCGCAGCCGCGCAACAGGCGGGGTTCACGCGCACGATGCTGCTGGACCAGGATCTGTCCATCAGGGGCCAGCACGTGGTGCAGGCGCGCGCCGAGTTTCAAGCTGGTGTGGGATCCGGCCGGCACACCCATCCCGGCGAGGAAATCGCCTACGTCCTCGAAGGGCAGGTGGAGGTTGTGATCGACGGCAAGCCGGCAATCACGGTGAAGGCCGGCGAGCCGTTTTTTATTCCCGCGGGCCTGGTGCACGAAGGGCGCAATACCGGCACAGCGGTCGCCAAAGTGCTGGCGACCTACGTCGTGGAAAAGGGGAAGCCCGTCTCAACGCCGGCGAAGTAG
- a CDS encoding DEAD/DEAH box helicase, which yields MRLWRSWFSRGPLPAPLVPQINALRAALQGKSDDELSAAAMRAATLPEVIAVTAVTAARVLQLEMHDEQLQAAVELTAGHVVEMQTGEGKTLAAVPAIVWLARTHQGVHVLTANEYLARRDASWMRRIYERMGLSVASISQGMSAAERRAAYRADVTYATANEVGFDYLRDGLAYHADEQVHRTLSNVAVVIDEADSILIDEARIPLVIAGGSSDVSDLPIASDLAVRGLRAGRDYTVEHAGANVVLTSTGVEHVERTMGISNLFDAGHLVAHTAVQDALHAHVLLRRDVDYVVNDDAVLSVDEIKGRIVSDRRWPAGLQTALECKEGVGLRAQGRVLGSVTVEHLVALYARVCGMTGTAVTQAQELHDVYGLSVIPIPTHRPMIRIDHADRLFSTRAEKDAAVIDEIRAMHGAGRPVLVGTASVEESEQLSRRLTDIPHHVLNARYEAQEAAIIARAGARGTVTISTNMAGRGVDIVLGEGVATLGGLHIIGTSRYHSRRIDHQLRGRAGRQGDPGSSQFFVSRQDALFINHADGDAAAGVDQLQRMAEGRNLDARLFLQKYERVIEAQRLAMRERREAVLTDGAATTRDVTLETLDELWSDYLAATAEMRSGTTWLSYAGTNPHASYIRAIHDMFERMTASIDEEVEARVAASGSGDGKARQRGATWTYLTSDEPFGPLTQRIMRKLLRRR from the coding sequence ATGCGCCTATGGCGTTCCTGGTTTTCGCGCGGGCCGTTGCCCGCTCCGCTGGTTCCGCAGATTAATGCCCTTCGCGCCGCTCTCCAGGGCAAGTCCGATGACGAGTTGTCGGCAGCGGCCATGCGAGCCGCCACGCTGCCTGAGGTGATCGCTGTCACTGCAGTGACGGCAGCCCGCGTGCTGCAACTCGAGATGCACGACGAGCAACTGCAGGCCGCCGTCGAACTGACCGCAGGCCACGTCGTGGAGATGCAGACAGGTGAAGGCAAAACCCTGGCCGCAGTGCCGGCCATCGTCTGGCTGGCGCGCACGCATCAGGGCGTGCACGTGCTGACCGCGAACGAATATCTCGCCCGCCGCGATGCCAGCTGGATGCGCCGGATCTACGAACGGATGGGGCTGTCGGTCGCGTCCATTAGCCAGGGAATGTCTGCAGCCGAAAGGCGCGCGGCCTACCGCGCAGACGTCACGTACGCCACAGCCAACGAAGTGGGCTTCGACTATCTGCGCGACGGACTGGCGTACCACGCCGATGAACAGGTGCATCGGACGTTGTCGAACGTGGCCGTCGTCATTGACGAAGCCGATTCGATCCTGATCGACGAGGCGCGCATTCCGCTCGTGATCGCCGGCGGCTCGTCCGATGTCTCGGACCTGCCGATCGCGTCAGACCTGGCCGTCCGTGGCCTGCGCGCGGGCCGCGACTACACCGTCGAACACGCCGGCGCCAACGTCGTGCTGACGTCCACTGGCGTCGAACACGTCGAACGAACGATGGGCATCAGCAACCTGTTCGACGCGGGTCATCTTGTGGCCCACACGGCCGTGCAGGATGCCCTACATGCACACGTGCTGCTCCGCAGAGACGTGGACTACGTGGTGAACGACGACGCCGTGTTGTCGGTGGACGAAATCAAGGGCCGTATCGTCTCGGACCGACGCTGGCCGGCAGGCCTGCAAACAGCCCTGGAGTGTAAAGAAGGCGTTGGCCTGCGGGCGCAGGGTCGGGTGCTTGGGTCGGTGACGGTCGAACACCTCGTGGCGCTGTACGCACGCGTGTGCGGGATGACGGGCACCGCCGTCACACAGGCGCAGGAGCTTCACGACGTCTACGGCCTCAGCGTCATTCCGATTCCGACGCATCGTCCGATGATTCGCATCGATCACGCGGACCGTCTGTTCTCTACACGAGCCGAGAAGGACGCGGCGGTGATCGACGAGATTCGCGCGATGCATGGCGCGGGCCGGCCTGTCCTTGTGGGCACGGCAAGCGTGGAGGAATCAGAGCAACTGAGCCGGCGGCTGACCGACATCCCGCACCACGTCCTGAACGCGCGCTATGAGGCGCAGGAAGCCGCCATCATCGCCCGCGCGGGTGCACGCGGCACCGTCACCATTTCCACCAACATGGCAGGCCGCGGCGTGGACATCGTTCTGGGCGAAGGTGTGGCGACACTCGGCGGCCTGCACATCATCGGCACCAGCCGGTACCACAGCCGCCGGATCGACCACCAGTTGCGCGGACGCGCGGGCCGGCAAGGGGATCCAGGCAGCTCCCAGTTCTTCGTGTCGCGGCAGGACGCGCTGTTCATCAACCATGCCGACGGCGATGCCGCCGCAGGCGTCGACCAACTGCAGCGGATGGCCGAGGGCCGCAACCTCGATGCCCGTCTCTTCCTGCAGAAGTACGAGCGGGTCATTGAGGCGCAACGGCTGGCCATGCGTGAGCGCCGCGAAGCGGTACTGACAGATGGCGCGGCCACGACCCGCGACGTCACACTGGAAACCCTCGACGAACTCTGGTCCGACTATCTTGCTGCGACGGCTGAGATGCGTTCAGGCACGACGTGGCTGTCGTACGCCGGCACAAATCCACACGCGTCGTACATCAGGGCCATTCACGACATGTTCGAACGAATGACGGCGTCCATCGACGAAGAAGTCGAGGCGCGCGTGGCGGCATCCGGCTCTGGCGATGGCAAGGCGCGTCAGCGCGGGGCCACATGGACCTACCTGACCAGCGACGAGCCCTTTGGTCCACTGACGCAGCGAATCATGCGCAAGCTACTTCGCCGGCGTTGA
- a CDS encoding GGDEF domain-containing protein: MALLNDHWQYFRHQTTAAVSAAGDYAESLQRHLERGFRSMRFDPSLEAAYRDEQFHDSLAFLRINLVMLMALVFAIVQVDRVVIPEFSEAVPGVARLGVMVPILAVGFVLTFGRRASFWYPRVMTPLMTAGLMGIAWIGLLAWALPEDRVFVRLIIATIAVYFILGLRFRLALAANLISIVFYVGAARWFGMPTMVMAQFLAMLLLASVICAAGAYNLEHARRMAWLEGQLLSEIALRDGLTGISNRRRLDQHLQQIWQHGQRERKPVAVLLADIDCFKAYNDHYGHQAGDEALKAVASVHARFGQRALDMVARFGGEEFAVVLFDTGPSEALRVGEEIRQQVRALNLAHAGSAVTPVLTVSVGIASMVPSAKRDCGVLLQAADQALYSAKDAGRDRARLLDVDPDATTR; encoded by the coding sequence TTGGCACTCTTGAACGATCACTGGCAGTACTTCCGTCACCAGACGACAGCTGCGGTGAGCGCGGCGGGCGATTATGCCGAGTCGCTCCAGCGCCACCTGGAGCGGGGTTTTCGCTCGATGCGTTTCGATCCGTCGCTGGAGGCCGCGTACCGCGACGAACAATTTCACGACAGCCTGGCGTTCCTCCGAATCAACCTCGTGATGTTGATGGCCCTGGTCTTTGCCATCGTCCAGGTGGACCGCGTCGTCATTCCCGAGTTCAGCGAGGCGGTGCCCGGTGTCGCGCGTTTGGGCGTGATGGTGCCGATTCTCGCCGTCGGTTTTGTGCTCACGTTCGGGCGCCGGGCATCGTTCTGGTATCCGCGCGTCATGACTCCGCTGATGACGGCGGGTCTGATGGGGATCGCCTGGATAGGCCTGTTGGCGTGGGCGCTCCCCGAGGATCGAGTGTTCGTGCGCCTCATCATTGCGACAATCGCTGTCTATTTCATCCTGGGCCTCCGGTTTCGGCTGGCCCTGGCTGCCAATTTGATCTCCATCGTGTTCTACGTGGGCGCGGCGAGGTGGTTTGGGATGCCCACGATGGTCATGGCCCAATTCCTGGCCATGCTGTTGTTGGCGAGCGTGATTTGCGCGGCCGGCGCGTACAACCTCGAACACGCGCGCCGCATGGCCTGGCTCGAAGGACAGCTGCTGTCGGAAATTGCGCTTCGCGACGGACTGACCGGGATCAGCAACCGGCGCCGGCTCGATCAGCACTTGCAGCAAATCTGGCAGCATGGCCAGCGTGAACGCAAGCCAGTGGCCGTGTTGTTGGCCGACATCGATTGTTTCAAGGCGTACAACGACCACTATGGCCATCAGGCCGGCGACGAGGCGCTGAAGGCCGTGGCCTCGGTGCACGCGCGCTTCGGGCAGCGGGCACTGGATATGGTGGCGCGGTTTGGCGGGGAAGAGTTCGCGGTCGTTCTGTTCGATACGGGCCCCAGCGAAGCGCTGAGGGTCGGTGAGGAAATCAGGCAACAGGTGCGCGCCCTCAATCTCGCACACGCCGGGTCTGCCGTCACACCCGTGCTGACGGTCAGCGTCGGCATTGCGAGTATGGTGCCATCGGCGAAACGCGATTGCGGCGTCCTGCTGCAGGCGGCCGATCAGGCGCTGTACTCAGCCAAGGACGCCGGGCGCGACCGGGCGCGCCTGCTTGATGTCGACCCCGACGCTACGACACGCTGA
- a CDS encoding cytochrome c: MSDRMLRRTPVVVRWAVLGASLVVGACGSKSPTAPTEPTPVPPPGATVAMVAEGKTLFRQGSCAQCHGQNGTGGAFGPPLNDSIYLHNSGSFEETIDIITTGVPADKLLSPSSFVNFPMFPRGNMLLTDAQLRSVAAYVWTLSHPQG; the protein is encoded by the coding sequence ATGTCAGACCGAATGTTGAGGAGAACACCCGTAGTTGTGCGATGGGCCGTGCTGGGCGCATCGCTCGTTGTCGGAGCGTGCGGCAGCAAGTCGCCGACAGCGCCAACCGAGCCAACACCCGTGCCGCCACCCGGCGCGACCGTTGCCATGGTGGCTGAAGGCAAGACCTTGTTCCGCCAGGGCAGTTGCGCGCAATGCCACGGCCAGAACGGTACGGGCGGCGCGTTTGGTCCGCCACTCAATGACTCCATCTACCTGCACAATTCCGGCAGTTTCGAGGAGACGATTGACATCATCACGACCGGGGTGCCTGCAGACAAACTGCTCAGTCCCAGCAGCTTCGTGAACTTCCCGATGTTCCCCCGCGGCAACATGCTCCTGACCGACGCGCAACTACGGTCGGTGGCGGCGTATGTCTGGACGCTCAGTCATCCGCAGGGCTAG
- a CDS encoding Rieske 2Fe-2S domain-containing protein: MSDHSRRAFLGSAGGCLGATMAACVLRPIELRALRFTIVDSTHAGQERAFPIPSGDSVTIDRQSSAIVVRLHGRVFACALACPHEQAAVKWVTKAARFQCTKHDSIYTPEGAYHSGRATRNLDRFPIRRDGTQVIVRLDQVFRSDLHPAEWTSATVLV; this comes from the coding sequence ATGTCTGACCACTCACGCCGTGCGTTCCTCGGGTCGGCGGGTGGATGTCTTGGCGCCACGATGGCGGCGTGTGTGCTGCGGCCGATCGAACTCCGGGCGCTCCGCTTCACGATCGTTGACAGCACACACGCCGGCCAGGAGCGCGCGTTTCCCATTCCCTCCGGCGACAGTGTCACCATCGATCGGCAATCCTCAGCCATCGTGGTGCGCCTGCACGGACGTGTGTTTGCGTGCGCACTGGCATGCCCGCACGAGCAGGCCGCTGTGAAATGGGTGACCAAAGCCGCGCGATTTCAGTGCACGAAACACGACTCCATCTACACGCCCGAAGGGGCCTACCACTCGGGCCGCGCCACACGGAATCTCGACCGCTTCCCGATTCGCCGCGACGGCACCCAGGTCATCGTACGGCTCGACCAGGTATTTCGGTCCGACCTGCACCCGGCCGAATGGACCAGTGCAACTGTCCTCGTTTAG